Proteins from a genomic interval of Physeter macrocephalus isolate SW-GA chromosome 21, ASM283717v5, whole genome shotgun sequence:
- the ZCCHC18 gene encoding zinc finger CCHC domain-containing protein 18 has protein sequence MSSIIARVGNSRRQNTSLPPWVHSMLRSLGRSLGPLRANMAERNMKLFSGRVVPAQGEETFENWLIQVNGALPDWNMSEEEKLKRLMKTLRGPAREVMRLLQAANPNLSVADFLRAMKLVFGDSESSVTAHGKFFNTLQAQGEKTSLYVIRLEMQLQNAIQAGIIAEKDTNHTRLHQLLLGAELNGDLRFRLKHLLRMYADDPGRLPNFLELIKMIREEEDWDDTFMKRKRPKRSELIMERAASPVAFQGPQPIAISTADCDVIEVDDTLNDSDEDVILVESQNPPLTSTGVPPFRVRARLQAQILVINSLNSSQAQSPSTSGGSAYKNDGPGDIRRGRKRKYTVRCSYCGEEGHSKETCDNESNKAQVFENVIITLQELTHTEEKKSKEVPGEHSDLSKPQ, from the coding sequence ATGTCTAGCATCATTGCACGTGTGGGTAATAGCCGGCGGCAGAACACATCCTTGCCACCTTGGGTCCATTCCATGTTGAGGTCCCTAGGGAGGAGTCTTGGTCCTTTAAGGGCCAATATGGCAGAAAGAAACATGAAGTTGTTCTCGGGAAGGGTGGTGCCAGCCCAAGGGGAAGAAACCTTTGAAAACTGGCTGATCCAAGTCAATGGGGCCCTGCCAGATTGGAATATGTCTGAGGAGGAAAAGCTCAAGCGCTTGATGAAAACCCTTAGGGGCCCCGCGCGGGAGGTCATGCGTTTGCTGCAGGCGGCCAACCCCAACCTAAGTGTGGCAGATTTCTTGCGCGCCATGAAATTGGTGTTCGGGGATTCTGAAAGCAGTGTCACTGCCCATGGTAAATTTTTTAACACTTTGCAGGCACAAGGGGAGAAAACCTCCCTTTATGTGATCCGTTTAGAGATGCAGCTCCAGAATGCTATTCAGGCAGGGATCATAGCTGAGAAAGATACAAACCACACTCGCCTGCACCAGCTCCTTTTAGGGGCAGAGCTGAATGGGGACCTACGCTTCAGGCTGAAGCATCTTCTCAGGATGTATGCAGATGATCCGGGGCGGCTTCCCAATTTCCTGGAGTTAATCAAGATGATAAGGGAGGAAGAGGATTGGGATGACACTTTTATGAAACGGAAGCGGCCCAAAAGATCTGAGCTAATCATGGAGAGGGCAGCAAGCCCTGTGGCATTTCAGGGCCCCCAGCCAATAGCCATCAGCACTGCTGATTGCGACGTGATAGAGGTAGATGATACCCTCAATGACTCAGATGAGGATGTGATCCTGGTGGAGTCTCAGAACCCTCCACTTACATCCACAGGTGTCCCCCCATTCAGAGTCAGGGCCAGACTTCAGGCTCAAATACTGGTGATCAATTCCCTAAACAGTTCCCAGGCTCAGTCTCCTTCTACCAGTGGTGGTTCTGCATATAAGAATGATGGTCCTGGGGATATACGtagaggcaggaagagaaaatatacagTCCGCTGTTCATACTGTGGTGAGGAGGGCCACTCAAAGGAAACCTGTGACAATGAGAGCAACAAGGCCCAGGTGTTTGAGAATGTGATCATCACCCTGCAAGAGCTGACACATACAGAGGAGAAGAAGTCGAAAGAGGTCCCTGGTGAACACAGTGACCTCTCTAAGCCACAGTAA